CCATCCTCATGTCCTATCGGGACAAGGCGTTCCCGCGCGAGCCGGAAGTCGTCGAGATGCTCAAAAAGCGTTTCGACCAGGTCGCGGTGAAGCGCATGGACGTCCGGTACAACATCGCTCGCTACGGTCCCGAAGGCGGCGGCAAGGACGCCCAGGAACTGCTCTTCGTGGCGAGCGGCCCGCTCGCGGCGCAGGCCAATACTCACGCCAACTTCCACACCCGGATCACCGGCCAGGTCATCACCAAGTCGCTCATCGCGCAGGCGCAGACCGACGAGGGCGACAAGCGGTTCTCGTTCATCCTGACGCATGCCGGGACCAACAAGAACGGCGATCACTTCACCGAAGAGGAATGCCGGAAAGCCTACCAGTCTGTAGTGGGCACGAAGATCGACGTCGCCCACAGCCAGGATTTCCGCGACATCGTCGGCGGCGTCGTGTCCTCGGAATACGTCGAGGACGGCGAACAGAGCCGTATCGAATGCGTGGGTGAGATTTACACCGGCGTTACCGAGGCGGCGCGCCAGGCCTACGCCCTCGTCCGCAAAGGGATCATCCGGCAGGTCTCGATGGAGTGCGATTACGCCGAGGGCGAGTGCTCCATCTGCGGGAAAAAGGTCAAGAGCAAGGCCGAGTATTGCGTCCACCTCAAGAACTACAAGGGCGGCGCGTACCAGAACAAGCCGTGCTTCGAGATTCTGCACGGCGTCGTGTTCACCGGCGTGGGCCTGCTCGACAAGAAGGGCGCGGACGAGAACGCGAGGATCAAGAAGGTTGCCAGTTTTCACAAGGAGAAACTCATGGCCGACAAGAGCAAGCAGAGCAAGGGCCAGGACGAGTTCCTGGACCAGGAAGATCCGGGCGGGGAGGCTCCCGCCGAGGAGCCGTCGACGGACGGTCCGGACGCGGAACTGAAAAAGCTGCGCCTGGAGAACAAGAAATTGAAAAAGCAACTCGAGGAGGCGCAAACGCGCATCTCGGAACTGGAGACCGAGCAGGCGGCGGCCGCGCGGTGGGCCAAGGCCGAGACGGTGCTCAAGAAGTGGGAAGGCAAAGGCCGCAGCTTCGAGAACGACGAGGCGCGCACGGCGGAACTGAACCGCCTGGCCGGTCTGACCGAGGAGGCGATCCTGGCGACCGAGCAGGTCATCGATTCGCTCACCACGCCCAAGAAGGACGATCCGGCCAAGCCGCCGTTGCCCGGCGATCTGACCAAGAGGGCCGAGGCACAGGTGCGGCCCCGGATGAAGGCCGACGCGGGCGTCGATCCGCTCGTCGTGGACGACAAGAAGCCCGCGAACCTCGAGGAGAAACTGCGAACCGGATTCATGGCGGCTTACAAGGCCAACGTGAGCCAGGAGGTAGCGTGACATGGGCCACTATCTGGATGTGAAGCACGACACCGGGATTGCCTACGGCGACGGATTCGTCCAGGGCGACGCGGTGTGCGGATCGGTGATGAAGCTGGTCGGCGACGACCTGTTCGCGGTTGCCGATGACGCGACGGAACCCGCGTTCGGGATTCTGTTCCGGGACGTGAAGTCGGGCGAGATGCCGACCATCTACACCGGCGGCGGCGTGTACGAGACGGACAACTTCACCGGCACGATCCAGGCGGGCGAGCGGCTGAAGGTCCACGCCACGAATCACAACCTCACGAACGGCGCGCAGGCCGGGGACGTCATCGTGGCGCAGGCCATCTCGATGTCCGGCGGCGTGCTCAAGTTCAAGCTGTTGGTCTAAGGAGGGCACGCACATGGACCTGACCGCAATCGACGTTCATTCCCAGGAATACATGGAGGCGATGGCCGCGCTTTTGAGCGAGGCGGTCTCTTCCGAGGAAGGCCTGAAGGCGCTCGCGACCGCCATCGCCGCACCCATCGACATGGAGATCAAGCGTAAGGAAATCACTTCGCTGCTCCTGACCAAGCAGAACCTGCCCAAGGGCGAACCGGCCAAATACCAGAAGAAGCCGAAGGTGAAGGCGTACTGGATTTCCCGGAACGGCGAGGCGCAGGAATCGGTGCTGGGTGAGGACGAGGTGGAGTTCCCGATCAACCGGATTCATTCGACCCCGATGGTCGATATCTCGGTTCTCAAGCACGGCAACATCGGCACGCTCACCGACATCCAGAAAGCGGCGGCCAACGAGATCCGCAAGGAGATCGACAAGCGCACGATCACCGTGATCAGCGCCGCCGTGCCCCCGGAGAACACCGTCACGGTGACGAGCGGCGGGAAACTGACCGAGGAAGCGCTCAACGAGGCGCTGTCCATCCTCGAGGACCTGGAGCTTGCGCCTGGCACGATCATCATGCGCGGCGGGCGCTTCAACGACATGCGCTCGTGGCAGGGAATCGACCCGCAGACCAAGCTCGAACTGCGTCAGAAGGGCATCTACAAGGTGTTCGGCGGCGCGAACATCCTCACAACGGCGGCGGCCGATTTGGCCGAGGTCATCATCGTCCCGGACGAGGAGATCGGCAAATGGGCGATCCGCCAGGCGCTGACGACTGAGAGCGTCTACAAGGCGCTCAAGTTCAAGACCGGCTGGCTTGTGTGGATGGAGTGCGCGCAGGGCGTCACTCGTCCGGAAATTCTGGCGAAGGTCGTTATCCGACCGTAAGGAGGGCGCGGCCATGCCGGATATTCACAATCTGTCCAAGACGCGCCTGTCGCTGCCGCACGAGGACGGCACGGTGGTGATCCTTCCCGGCGGCAAGGTCCATGTGACCCGCGTAACGGGCGCGGTGCTGAAGGCTGTGGAAAACGGCCTTGTCGAGGTGCTGGGGGCGGTGCGTGCGAAGCTCGCGTTCCCCATCAACGACCTATTGCCTCACGAGGCGGTCGCGGCGGTGGACTCTTTGCAGGATGTCGATCTGCTGCGGTCGCTGCTCGAAGAAGCTCGGCAGAAAAAAGTGCAGGAAGCCATTCGTCGGCGGCTGAAGGTTCTGGAGGGCGGCGATGACACTGGTCAGTGAAATCCTCGCTTTGCTGCGCACCGACCTCGGCGACACGGCGGGTGAACTGCTCGGGGACAACGACGTTCTGCGGGCGCTGACGCGCTCGATCCTGGCCGTGAATCGGGACATCGGGCGCCTGTATCAGATCGCCGGGGACGATATCGCACCGGATTTGACCGGCGATGACGCTGACCTGGTGGTGCTGCGCGCCCACGCCTTCTGCTGCTCGATGCTGCGGTCGGCGGCGAGTGCGAACTTCTCGTTCGGATCGGGCGACAAGCGCGTGGACAAAACCATGCAAGCGCAGGCGTGGGGCGATCTGGAGAAGGACCTGCTGGCGCGGTACCGCGAGGCGGTTTCGCGGATCAACCCGGCGCTCGCGGACGGACTACTCGACGTGGGCAATGTGCGACCGCAGATCTTCGAGGTGGGGCGTCGCCATGCTCGTCACTGACCGCGAGAAGCGCGTGATCGAAAGCGATACAGGCGACCTCGTAAAAGCCGAGGGCACGACCTGCAAGGTCACGCGGCCCGCCGTCGCCGGGACCGGCGAATTCTACGGGCCGCGCGAGGGCGCGGAGACCGTGATCGCCGAGGCGCTGCCGGTCGAATTCCATTACGGACGACCGGACAACCTGGAGCAGGAAGGCGCGGACGCGACGGCGGATGTGGAGTTTGGAGCGGACGTGAAGGAGGGAGATTTCCTGGAGTTTGAAGGCACGCGTTACCGGGTGACCGACGTGGAGCCGCACACGCTGTACGGGGCGCGGGCCTACAAAACGCTCGTCCTCGAGCGCGAATACAAGGAATGAACCGATGCTGATCAAGCTGCGAAATATTTCGACGACCACCATCGATGTGCCGGGCCAGGGGATGGTGCTGCGGCCCGGCGCCGCGATGTGGGCCGACAATCTCACCGCCGATCTGCAGGCGGCCATCGAGGGCGGATACCTGGAAGTGATCGACCAGGTAGGCGGGCCGGGGTCCGAACTGCCGGACGGCGCGGTGACCGCCACGAAGCTGGCCGCCGGTCTGCTTGACGAATTTGCCGTCGTCTCGTGGGGAACCGTTTCCATTGTGAATCCCACGACGCGCTCGGTGCCGCTGCAACTGCTCAATCTGATCGGCCAGAACCTCGGCGCGGCGCACGTCGTGCGTGTGACCTGTGACGAACGCGCGGCTTTGTCCGTCGGTCAGGCGGGCACGGCGCTTTCCGGCGACGGCACCGACGATCTCATTGCCCGCACCGACGCCACGGGGCGCCTCGATCTGACCGTTGTCTGTGAAGAGTCCATCACCGTTTCGCTCGCCGCCGGGCCGACGCAATCGAGTCCGATGCTCGATGCCCGCACCGGTTGCGATGTTTCGTTTCAACCGTAACGACCAAGGAGAAAGACCATGCCCATTCAGGATGCCGTGAAACCCGTTCAGAAAGTGACCACCTCGGAGTTGGCGAAGGACTTCGCCGATCACCTGGCCGTCGTGACCTGGGATACGCCGGGCGCGGAGGCCGACAACAAGATCGCCGTGACGCTCAAGCTCCAGAACGCGCTGGGCGACGATCTGGCGGCCAAGGAGCGCATCCGTCTGACCTGCACCGAAGGCGCGACGATGGACATCGTCTCGGCGGGCGACGGG
The nucleotide sequence above comes from Deltaproteobacteria bacterium. Encoded proteins:
- a CDS encoding DNA methyltransferase, with protein sequence DIALFAMGYACMTKARFGEFGRSKKGMTGRPEDESKRDTSLGEIPIEDFRDLFVKNVRKINGLVFDSGTPCKAFCGEIREILPKLDVDLVYADPPYITEFGANDYEGKMHFVEGLMTMWAGKQIRDNARRDYESGTKYNKETIASLIGDVVEKSRAKSILMSYRDKAFPREPEVVEMLKKRFDQVAVKRMDVRYNIARYGPEGGGKDAQELLFVASGPLAAQANTHANFHTRITGQVITKSLIAQAQTDEGDKRFSFILTHAGTNKNGDHFTEEECRKAYQSVVGTKIDVAHSQDFRDIVGGVVSSEYVEDGEQSRIECVGEIYTGVTEAARQAYALVRKGIIRQVSMECDYAEGECSICGKKVKSKAEYCVHLKNYKGGAYQNKPCFEILHGVVFTGVGLLDKKGADENARIKKVASFHKEKLMADKSKQSKGQDEFLDQEDPGGEAPAEEPSTDGPDAELKKLRLENKKLKKQLEEAQTRISELETEQAAAARWAKAETVLKKWEGKGRSFENDEARTAELNRLAGLTEEAILATEQVIDSLTTPKKDDPAKPPLPGDLTKRAEAQVRPRMKADAGVDPLVVDDKKPANLEEKLRTGFMAAYKANVSQEVA